A single Macrobrachium nipponense isolate FS-2020 chromosome 5, ASM1510439v2, whole genome shotgun sequence DNA region contains:
- the LOC135215653 gene encoding sodium- and chloride-dependent GABA transporter 2-like translates to MTGDLKKGEAKEREQWSSKFDFLLSVIGFCVGLGNVWRFPYLCYKNGGGAFLIPYIVCAIVGGAPMFFLEVGIGQFMSEGGISVWKMSPLFQGIGYAAIVVCNWLNIYYIVIIAWALYYFIYSFQAELPWSSCNNEWNTDACVSFSGTANHTIIADIKALNLTPKDSVVEFWDRKVLQITEGVHDMGDMVWPLFGTLFFSWLCTYFAIWKGVKVTGKIMYFTATFPYVMLTALLVRGVTLPGASEGIRFYLEPKWEKVLDHKVWNDAGTQIFYSYAVALGGMIALGSYNKFDNNFIKQCSFLCVCNSMTSIFAGFGIFSILGFMSYQLELPMEEVAEAGPGLAFIAYPKAMAAMPLAPLWSALFFCMILMVGMDSQFVQVESVVTAIVDLFPDVLRVGRRREVLVAVVCLFDFAIGCTMVMQGGMYVFQIFDTFSASGIILLTICFCESMVIGWVYGAKRFYDNITMMLGYTISPYFQICWRFLTPIMTVSMVVVALIFNEPLTYNKTYLYPGWAQGLGWLLVVASLIWIPTYMVYKFFQYPGTWREKWIASTRPILKAHHLRPQDWNENPSLEYKKTMTMDPLTESA, encoded by the exons ATGACAGGAGACCTGAAGAAGGGCGAAGCCAAGGAGAGGGAGCAGTGGAGTTCGAAGTTCGACTTCTTGCTTTCGGTCATCGGCTTTTGTGTTGGTCTAGGCAACGTTTGGCGGTTTCCCTACCTGTGCTACAAGAATGGAGGCG GTGCTTTCCTCATACCCTACATTGTCTGCGCCATCGTCGGTGGAGCACCCATGTTTTTCCTCGAGGTGGGGATTGGGCAATTTATGAGTGAAGGAGGCATCTCCGTCTGGAAAATGTCCCCCTTATTTCAAG GTATCGGATATGCTGCCATCGTGGTGTGTAACTGGTTAAACATATATTACATAGTCATCATAGCTTGGGCTTTATACTACTTCATCTACTCATTCCAAGCAGAGCTGCCATGGTCATCATGCAACAATGA gtgGAATACCGACGCCTGTGTTTCCTTTTCTGGGACAGCAAACCATACTATCATAGCAGATATTAAAGCCTTGAACTTGACGCCAAAAGACTCTGTTGTTGAATTCTGGGA CCGGAAAGTGCTCCAGATCACGGAAGGAGTGCACGACATGGGAGACATGGTGTGGCCACTCTTCGGAACCCTCTTCTTCTCATGGCTGTGCACGTATTTCGCCATCTGGAAGGGCGTCAAGGTGACTGGCAAGATCATGTACTTCACAG CTACTTTCCCGTATGTGATGCTAACGGCGCTCCTGGTACGAGGGGTGACACTTCCTGGGGCGTCTGAGGGTATCCGCTTCTACTTGGAGCCTAAGTGGGAGAAAGTCCTCGATCATAAG GTGTGGAACGATGCTGGTACCCAGATCTTCTATTCTTATGCTGTCGCCCTGGGTGGAATGATTGCCCTTGGTTCATATAACAAGTTCGACAACAACTTCATCaagcaatgcagttttctttgcGTCTGCAACTCCATGACATCTATATTTGCTGGTTTTGGCATCTTTAGTATCCTTGGCTTCATGAGCTACCAGCTAGAGCTGCCCATGGAAGAAGTTGCTGAGGCTG GTCCTGGTTTGGCCTTTATTGCCTATCCAAAAGCTATGGCAGCCATGCCATTAGCTCCACTGTGGTCAGCACTATTCTTCTGCATGATTCTCATGGTCGGAATGGAttcacagtttgttcaa GTGGAATCAGTAGTAACAGCAATCGTTGACCTGTTCCCTGATGTTCTTCGTGTTGGTCGACGACGTGAAGTTCTAGTTGCCGTTGTATGTCTCTTCGACTTCGCAATAGGCTGTACAATGGTTATGCAG GGAGGAATGTATGTGTTCCAAATCTTTGACACCTTCTCAGCAAGTGGCATCATTTTATTGACTATTTGTTTCTGCGAGAGCATGGTCATCGGATGGGTGTATGGTGCAAAGAGGTTCTATGATAATATTACTATGATGCTCGGATACACGATCAGTCCTTACTTCCAGATCTGCTGGAGATTCTTGACTCCCATCATGACTGTT AGTATGGTAGTGGTCGCCTTAATCTTCAATGAACCACTGACATACAACAAGACTTACCTATACCCAGGCTGGGCTCAAGGACTTGGTTGGCTCCTTGTGGTAGCATCTCTGATTTGGATTCCCACTTACATGGTCTACAAGTTCTTCCAGTATCCTGGAACATGGAGGGAG AAATGGATTGCTTCAACTCGGCCTATCCTGAAAGCTCATCATCTCCGACCACAAGACTGGAACGAGAATCCTAGCCTTGAATACAAGAAAACAATGACGATGGATCCCCTGACGGAAAGTGCTTAA